The genomic segment CGACCTTTCGTTGCCCGAGGTGGGCAGGCTGCGCCGGGAGATCCTGGCGCGCATCATGAAGCAGAATCTTCATTAAGGAAAGAAGGAAAACGATGAAAAAATACGTATGCTTGTGCCTGTTATGGCTCGCCTCCGCCGCGCCCCTCGCGGCGGTCCCCGCGCCGCTGGAGCGGCTGCGCGTCGCCTTCGCGCCGGGGGCGGGGAACCTTTCCGTGCTGGCCGCCGCGCCGGAATCGCTGTGGCGCGACCATCTTGGCCTGCCGGTGGAGAAAGTTTTCTGCGCCGGCGAAGAAGAGCAGCTGACGGCGCTGGCCGAAGGGCGCGTCCACATCGTCGCCTCGATCCGCGCCTCGAAAGTCCTCGCGGCTGCCGCCCGGGGCCAGGCGCTGCGCATCGTCACCGTCGCCTGCCGCCCGCGGCCGGAACTCGCCGGCCACGCGGCGGAAGACGATGAACTGGTCTCTGTCACGACCGGCCAGTTCATCATGGATCACAACGACGCCGTGCGCGCTTTCATGGACGCGCAGGCCGACGCGGCCGAATGGCTGGAACGGGACGGAGGAGCGGCGGCGCTTCTGGCGCGGGCTGCCGACCTTGACGCCGCTCAGGGCGAAGAGCTGCGCCGCGGACGTTCCTTCTCGCCGCAGCTGACCGACAAGGACTTCGACGCGCTCACGCGCACGCAGGCGCGCCAAAGAGCGCTCGGCCTCGCCGGGCCGCAGGCCCTGCGCTCGCTTATTTACTATCGCCAACTGCGCCTGCTGACGCCCAGCTGATGCAGCGAATGATCTCCGGCGGAGATCGTACAGCTGCAAAAAATCGCGCCGCAGCGCGGCGCTCGCGCAAAGGAGGTTACCTCATGCGCATCGCGGACTTTGATCATCTCGTTCTCACCACGGCCGATCCCGAATCCTGCCGCCGTTTCTACTGCGGCGCGCTCGGCATGGAGTATCGCGAACGGGACGGGCGCGGCGCCTTCTATTTCGGCGCATGCAAGATCAACGTTCACGCTCGCCCCGCCGAGTTCCTGCCGGCGGCGGAACGCCCCCTCCCCGGCAGCCTCGACTTCTGCCTGATCACTGCGGACGACATCGAAACCGTCAAAGCCGAACTCATCGCCAGAGGCGTGCCTATCGTCGCGGGGGTCGTCGGCAGGAACGGCGCCCGCGGTCCGATGCGGAGCGTTTACGTGCGCGACCCCGACGGCAATCTCGTGGAGATCGCTCAATACGCCCATCGACAAGGGGGCCGACGATGAACGGACATCTGAAAAAGCTTGCCGCCGCATTGCTGCTGTCGCTCGCCGCTCTGTCCGCGCGCGCCGGCGGCAAGATCGCCGTGACCTACATCACGCCGCCGCTCAACGTTCCCTCCATGGTCGAGAAACGCCTCGGACTGTTCGCAAAGCATTTCGGCCGGCCTGTGGAATACGTTGTCCTCAGGAACGGCCCCGAGCAGGCTCACGCTCTCGCGGCCGGCGACGTCCAGTTCCTGCCCGCGACCGGTTCCACCAGCGTGTTCCTGTCCGTCGCCAGCGGCGCGCCGTTCAGGATCCTCGGCATCTTCGCGCGTTCGCCGCGCAGTTTCAAGATCCTCGCGCCCAAGGATTCGCCGCTGGCGCGCCCCGAAGACTTGCGCGGCAAAACCGTCGCCGGACCGCGCGGCACCATCCTGCACGAACTGCTCGCCCTCTGGCTGGCCGAAGCCGGCATGACCGTCAAAGACGTGAACTTCGTCTCCATGAATGTGCCCGCGGCGGCCGCGGCCCTCGCCGCCGGCAGGATCGACGTTGCGCTCGTCACCGGCGCGCCGGCCTGGCGGATGGCCCGCGCCGGTTACGCAGTGCTGCGCGACGGCGACGGTCTGGTCGGCGGCGAAGTGCTCTCCGTCACCACGGAAGCGATGCTGCGCGATCACCCCGACCTGGTGGAAAAATTTCTCGCCGCCCGCCGCGAAACGCTGCAATGGATCGCCGATCATCGCGGCGAGGCCGTGCGCATCGCCGCCGAGGAGCTGGACCTGAACCCCGAAGACGTGGAAGCGCAGCTGCCGCTCTACGATTTCTCCATGGAGATCACCCCCGCCGACGCCGACGGCCTGCAGCGCACCGCGGACTTCATGGCCGCGCAGGGCATGATGGAGCGCGCCGTCGACGTGCGCAGCCTGTTCGCTGCGCCGCGGCCGTAAAAAAGCGCGAGGATGCAAATTCCCGCTCATCGAAAAATCCCCTGCAGCCTGGCGACTGCAGGGGATTTCTTTGCGCATGCGATACTGATACTATTTCTTAATTAAAGAGCCGAACGCAAGGGGGCCGCGGGGGAGATTCACAAAGCGAGCTGCGCAGACCGCGCAGCGGTCGAGGTAGTCCTGAGCGACTGAACTCCCCCGCAGCGCCCTGCAAACTATGTGAGTGCTTTTTATCAAGAAATAGTATCAGTATCCGTATGCGGCGATGCCGAGGGAGGCTGACAGAATGATCAGCGCGATCGGCGATATTCTCCGCCGATGCGGCAGGACGGGAAAGAAAAACGCTGCCGCCAAAAGAGCCGAAAGAGCCATGGCCTTTACGTCGGCTCCGCCCGCCTCCCCGCGCAGGCAGTTACGAACGGTCATGCTGACGCCGGCCGCGAGGACGATGCCGATCACGGCAGGTTTCAGGCCGGATAAGACGGATTGGAAACGTTGGTTGCGAAACGCGGCGCTGAAAAAGCCCATGACCAGCAGGATCATGACGAAAGACGGCAGCACGACGGCGGCAGTGGCGACAAGCGCTCCCGGAATGCCGGCCTGTTGGCTGCCGACGCAAGTCGCCAGATTGACCATAATGGGACCGGGCGTGCTTTCGCTGACGGCGATCCAGTAGGTTAGCCTCTCCTCGCTAAGCCAGCCGTAAGACAGAACGACGTCGCGGATGAGAGGGATGGCTCCGTAGGCGCCGCCGAAAGCGAAAAAGCCCACCTTGAGAAACGCGCACAGCAGATCGGCAAGGATCATTTTTCTTCTCTCCCGGCGCGGAGAAGATTTCCCGCTGAAAACAGCGCGAGGCTCAGCAGGGCGGCACACGACAGAAGCGCGATCGAGGAGATTTTCAGCGCGAAAATTTCCGACGCCCCCATGGTTAAAAACGCGCCGGCCATGAACAGGCGGGGGCGCGCCTTTCTCGGCATCTTCCGAACCATGCGGATCCCCGCGTCCAAAACAAGAAGGCCGACAGACAGCTTGATGCCCTGAAACGCGGACGACACGGCTTTTATTGCGAGAAAACGGTCGAAGCGGGAGGCGATGAGATAGATCACCGCGAAAGACGGCAGCACGATCCCCAGCGTCGCCGCCAGCGCGCCGCCGAGACCGGCCTGGCGGTAACCGACGAAGGTGGCGCAGTTGATGGCGATCGGTCCGGGCGTCGACTCGGCGATGACGACGACGTTCATCATGTCGTCGTGAGTGATCCAGCCTTCTCGCTCGACGCAGAGATGTTCAATCAGGGAAATCATGGCATAGCCTCCGCCAAACGTGAAGAAACCGACTTTCATGAAGACGCGCAGCAGCCGGAGCAGAATGCCGGGCTTTTTCATTGCCTCTCCTCCTTCGTCTCGCGCCCGTCGTCAGTTGAAAAGTCCGATCGACAACGAGCGCCCGCGTTTGGGCAGCTCCGTTCGTCGGGCGGGCATGCCCGTCCGACGGCGCCCAGGTCTCCGATTCCCCGGGCCAGGTCTTGAAGAGTCCGACGGTCGACGTCGTAATGCATAAAATATCCCCGTCTCTGCCCTATGACGATGTCGGCCTCCCGCAGCACTTTCAGATGCTGGGATACGGCGGCTTCGGAAAGCTCCAGCTCGCGGGCCAGCGCGCGTACGCAGCGGCGATGTTCGAGCAGCAGCCTGACGATTTTCAGGCGTGTTCCATCCGCAAGCGCTTTGAAAAGAACCAGATGTTCCATTTTGAAGGCTCCTTTAATTAAGTGTATACTTAATCAGATTTTAGCGGGAGCTTTTGATGAAGTCAACGATAAAAACGTGGCGGATGCAAACCGGGCTGCGGCGAAAGGCTTTTTCTTTCGCCGCAGCCCGGTCGTACAGGTTTTCGATTTAACCTTATCAATCAAGAGACTGAACGGTCCCGCGCGAACGCTCCGTCCCAGACGATGCGGCGGTAGTTGGCGCGGTCGGTGGCGCCTTCGGTGGAAAAGCAGAGCACGCGCGAGTTTTCGTCCAGGCGCAGCTGCTCCTTGAGCCATTTCAGCCCGGGGTTGCGCAGGACCTCGGTCACCAGGCCGAAGGCGGAAGCGCCGCTTTCGCCGCTGATCACGCGCGGGTCGCCGGGCAGCGGCGCGCCGAGGATGCGCATGCCCTGCGCGGCCGGATAGTCGGGCATGGAGACGAAGTTGTCGGCGCAGCGCCGCAGCAGCTCCCAGGCCGTCATGCCCGGCACGCCGCAGGCCAGCCCGGCCATGATCGTGCGCATGTCGCCGTTCACGGCATGGATCTTGCCGTCCCGCGCCGCGGCGGTGTGGTAGATGCAGTCGGCCTGATTCGACTCGACGATGGTGACGATCGGGCGTTCCGCGCCGTACAGATTGGCGAAGAACGCCGCCGCCGCGGCCGGCATGGAGCCGACGCCGGCCTGCAGGAACACGTGCGTGGGCTTTTCGCCGTCCAGCTGCTCCGCGGCTTCCAGCGTCATGGTCAGATAACCCTGCATGATCCGCAGAGGGATCTCCTCGTAGCCCGGCCACGACGTGTCCTGCACCAGCGTCCAGCCGTTCTTCGCGGCGGTCTCGCGGGCCAGTTCCACCGTGCGGTCGTAATTGAACTCGGTGATCGAAGCGTCGGCGCCCGTCCTGCGGATGTTCTCGAGGCGTTCGGCGGCGCTGCCCTTGGGCATGTAGACGACGCAGCGCTGCTTCAGCTTCGCGGCCGTCCAGGCCACGCCGCGGCCGTGGTTGCCGTCGGTGGCGGTGACGAAGGTGGAGCCGTCGATCTTCGCCAGCACTTCGGGGCTGGTCAGCTCCGCGAAGGTCAGCGAATCGGGCTCGAGCCCGAGGCGTTCGGCGACGCAGCGGCCAAGGCAGTAGCTGCCGCCGAGCACTTTGAAAGCGTTGAGGCCGAAGCGGCAGCTTTCGTCCTTGACGCGCAGCGCGGCGATCCCCAGTTCGCGCGCCAGGCGCGCCAGATCGGCCAGCGGCGTGGGCGCGTACTCGGGAAAGCTGCGGTGGAAGGCGCGCACCTTCTCCGCTTGAGCCAGGCCGAATTGTTCCGCCGCCGCGTGATCGACGCCGGCGCCGCGCTCGTAATGAACCGCCTTGAACAGTGATTCCATTTTCGTTCCTCCTTGAATGAACATCCTCGCACCCTTTTTCAGAGCGTCTCGATCAGATGGATATAGAAGCAGCATGCTTCTTCAACCTTTGCGAGAGCGCAGCGCTCGTCGGTCATGTGCGCCAGTTTGTACTTGCCGGGACCGAAGCCGATCGTGGGCACGCCCATCGCCACGGGAACGACGGCGTTGGTGCCGAAGTCCCAGAAGTCGTAGCGAGCGGGCGCTTCGCCGAACGTCTTTTCGTACGCGGCGTTGCAGGCGAGCGTAAGCGGGTGGCTCTCGTCGATTTTCCAGGGATCGTGCTCGGGCCGATAAACGAGCCGCGCGCCGTTCCAGCTGGTATGGATCAGCGTGCCGGGCTCGACGGAAGCGCGTTTGCCGGCGGCCAGCGCCGCCAATTCCGTCGCGACCTGCGCGGTGGTCTCGCCGAGGCGCAGGCGCCGGTCGAGATAGATCTCGCAGCGGTCGGGCACGGCGTTCAGCGACGCCGTCTGGCAGGAGATGTGCGACAGCACGATGGTGCCGCCGCCGTTCTCGCGCAGTTTGGCGTTGAGGGCTTCGACGCGCTGGATGATCTCCGCCATCTCGTAGACGGCGTTGACGCCTCTTTCCGGCGCCGAGCCGTGCGCCGAGACGCCGTGCGTGACAACGCGCGCTTGCACTTTACCGGCGTGACCGAGCGTGATCACGTTGTCGGACGGCTCGCAGATCACGCAGAAGTCGGGGCTGACGCCGCTGTCGCGGTAAAAATGTTCAAGGCAAACGCCGTCGCAGTACTCTTCGCAGACGGAGCCCGTCACCCAGACAGTCTTGCCTTCGAGCAGGGCGAGCTTTTTCGCCGCTCCCGCCGCGCAGATCGACGCAGTCAGGCCGCCTTTCATGTCCACGGCGCCGCGGCCGTAGAGCATGCCGTCCTCGATCTCGCCGGCAAAGGGCGGATGCTTCCATTCGGCCGCGTTCTCGGCCAGCACGGTGTCCATGTGCGAATCGAAGTGAATAACCTTGCCGCCGCAGCCGACGCGGCCGCAGACGTTGCCCGCGGCGTCGACGTATGCCTCGTCATACTCCAGCTCCTTCATTTTGGCGAGGAGTTTCTGCGCCAGTTCGCCCTCCTGATCGGAATAGCTGCGCGTTTTCACGGCCTCGACGTAAAAATCCAGCAGGTCGCGGCGGTGCGTTTCGTCCCAGAATTTCTGAGCGATCATAAAAAAGCCTCCTTCGCGAATGATGTTCCCGAACTGATTCAAGTATATTGATTTTCGCGCCGCAAAGTATCACAATAGAAGCGAAAAATGCAACGTCATTGCGCAAAAACTTCCCCAAACGGTATGAGAGCGCATTGTGCGGAAAGATTCGGAGGAAGATCATGAGATCCGCCAGGGAATACCCAAACATCGTTTTCGACATGGGACACGTGCTGTCCGAGTACGACTCGCGCCGCGCCATCGCGCAGTTCACGGACGACGAGGCCGTGATCAGGGAGAT from the Pyramidobacter porci genome contains:
- a CDS encoding type 2 periplasmic-binding domain-containing protein, with the translated sequence MKKYVCLCLLWLASAAPLAAVPAPLERLRVAFAPGAGNLSVLAAAPESLWRDHLGLPVEKVFCAGEEEQLTALAEGRVHIVASIRASKVLAAAARGQALRIVTVACRPRPELAGHAAEDDELVSVTTGQFIMDHNDAVRAFMDAQADAAEWLERDGGAAALLARAADLDAAQGEELRRGRSFSPQLTDKDFDALTRTQARQRALGLAGPQALRSLIYYRQLRLLTPS
- a CDS encoding VOC family protein, which encodes MRIADFDHLVLTTADPESCRRFYCGALGMEYRERDGRGAFYFGACKINVHARPAEFLPAAERPLPGSLDFCLITADDIETVKAELIARGVPIVAGVVGRNGARGPMRSVYVRDPDGNLVEIAQYAHRQGGRR
- a CDS encoding ABC transporter substrate-binding protein, producing MNGHLKKLAAALLLSLAALSARAGGKIAVTYITPPLNVPSMVEKRLGLFAKHFGRPVEYVVLRNGPEQAHALAAGDVQFLPATGSTSVFLSVASGAPFRILGIFARSPRSFKILAPKDSPLARPEDLRGKTVAGPRGTILHELLALWLAEAGMTVKDVNFVSMNVPAAAAALAAGRIDVALVTGAPAWRMARAGYAVLRDGDGLVGGEVLSVTTEAMLRDHPDLVEKFLAARRETLQWIADHRGEAVRIAAEELDLNPEDVEAQLPLYDFSMEITPADADGLQRTADFMAAQGMMERAVDVRSLFAAPRP
- a CDS encoding chromate transporter; this translates as MILADLLCAFLKVGFFAFGGAYGAIPLIRDVVLSYGWLSEERLTYWIAVSESTPGPIMVNLATCVGSQQAGIPGALVATAAVVLPSFVMILLVMGFFSAAFRNQRFQSVLSGLKPAVIGIVLAAGVSMTVRNCLRGEAGGADVKAMALSALLAAAFFFPVLPHRRRISPIALIILSASLGIAAYGY
- a CDS encoding chromate transporter: MKKPGILLRLLRVFMKVGFFTFGGGYAMISLIEHLCVEREGWITHDDMMNVVVIAESTPGPIAINCATFVGYRQAGLGGALAATLGIVLPSFAVIYLIASRFDRFLAIKAVSSAFQGIKLSVGLLVLDAGIRMVRKMPRKARPRLFMAGAFLTMGASEIFALKISSIALLSCAALLSLALFSAGNLLRAGREEK
- a CDS encoding ArsR/SmtB family transcription factor, which codes for MEHLVLFKALADGTRLKIVRLLLEHRRCVRALARELELSEAAVSQHLKVLREADIVIGQRRGYFMHYDVDRRTLQDLARGIGDLGAVGRACPPDERSCPNAGARCRSDFSTDDGRETKEERQ
- the dpaL gene encoding diaminopropionate ammonia-lyase; this translates as MESLFKAVHYERGAGVDHAAAEQFGLAQAEKVRAFHRSFPEYAPTPLADLARLARELGIAALRVKDESCRFGLNAFKVLGGSYCLGRCVAERLGLEPDSLTFAELTSPEVLAKIDGSTFVTATDGNHGRGVAWTAAKLKQRCVVYMPKGSAAERLENIRRTGADASITEFNYDRTVELARETAAKNGWTLVQDTSWPGYEEIPLRIMQGYLTMTLEAAEQLDGEKPTHVFLQAGVGSMPAAAAAFFANLYGAERPIVTIVESNQADCIYHTAAARDGKIHAVNGDMRTIMAGLACGVPGMTAWELLRRCADNFVSMPDYPAAQGMRILGAPLPGDPRVISGESGASAFGLVTEVLRNPGLKWLKEQLRLDENSRVLCFSTEGATDRANYRRIVWDGAFARDRSVS
- a CDS encoding YgeY family selenium metabolism-linked hydrolase — translated: MIAQKFWDETHRRDLLDFYVEAVKTRSYSDQEGELAQKLLAKMKELEYDEAYVDAAGNVCGRVGCGGKVIHFDSHMDTVLAENAAEWKHPPFAGEIEDGMLYGRGAVDMKGGLTASICAAGAAKKLALLEGKTVWVTGSVCEEYCDGVCLEHFYRDSGVSPDFCVICEPSDNVITLGHAGKVQARVVTHGVSAHGSAPERGVNAVYEMAEIIQRVEALNAKLRENGGGTIVLSHISCQTASLNAVPDRCEIYLDRRLRLGETTAQVATELAALAAGKRASVEPGTLIHTSWNGARLVYRPEHDPWKIDESHPLTLACNAAYEKTFGEAPARYDFWDFGTNAVVPVAMGVPTIGFGPGKYKLAHMTDERCALAKVEEACCFYIHLIETL